The Synechococcus sp. MU1617 genome window below encodes:
- the thrS gene encoding threonine--tRNA ligase produces MAGPEPEPVSSAAATTPAPSAPVVLPKTSESDQLLKIRHSMSHVMAMAVQQLFPKARVTIGPWTEAGFYYDFDNPDPFTEADLKAIKKGMIKIINKKLPLERVEVSRSEAEAKIKAQNEPYKLEILEGLQEPITLYTLGEDWWDLCAGPHVDHTGQLNAKAFELESVAGAYWRGDETKAQLQRIYGTAWETSEQLAEHKHRKEEALRRDHRRIGKDLDLFSIEDEAGAGLVFWHPRGARMRLLIEEFWRQAHFEGGYELLYTPHVADISLWKTSGHLDFYAESMFGPMEVDEREYQLKPMNCPFHVLTYASKLRSYRELPIRWAELGTVYRYERPGVMHGLMRVRGFTQDDAHVFCLPEQISDEILKILDLTERILSAFDFSNYEINLSTRPEKSIGDDAVWDLATKGLIEALERKGWAYKIDEGGGAFYGPKIDLKIEDAIGRMWQCSTIQLDFNLPERFELDYIAADGSKQRPIMIHRAIFGSLERFFGIMTENYAGDYPFWLAPEQVRLLPVTDEVQPYAEQLLNQLTQAGVRATIDRSGDRLGKLIRTGEQMKIPVLAVIGAKEAEQNAVSLRSRRDGDIGVTSVADLLSAAQMANSQRAAGLELNR; encoded by the coding sequence ATGGCGGGCCCCGAACCTGAACCGGTGAGCAGCGCTGCAGCAACCACCCCAGCCCCTTCAGCACCAGTGGTTCTGCCCAAGACCAGCGAAAGCGATCAACTGCTCAAGATTCGCCACTCGATGAGCCATGTGATGGCCATGGCTGTGCAGCAGTTGTTCCCCAAGGCACGCGTCACCATCGGCCCCTGGACCGAAGCCGGTTTCTATTACGACTTCGACAATCCCGATCCCTTCACCGAGGCCGACCTGAAGGCCATCAAGAAAGGGATGATCAAGATCATCAACAAGAAGCTGCCCCTGGAGCGGGTCGAGGTGAGCCGCAGCGAGGCCGAAGCAAAAATCAAGGCCCAGAACGAGCCCTACAAACTCGAGATCCTTGAAGGACTGCAGGAGCCGATCACCCTCTACACCCTTGGCGAGGACTGGTGGGACCTCTGTGCTGGCCCCCACGTGGATCACACCGGCCAACTCAACGCCAAGGCCTTCGAGCTGGAAAGCGTGGCAGGCGCCTACTGGCGTGGTGATGAGACCAAAGCGCAGCTGCAACGCATCTACGGCACGGCCTGGGAAACCTCGGAACAGCTGGCGGAGCACAAACATCGCAAGGAAGAAGCTCTCCGCCGCGACCATCGCCGGATCGGCAAAGATCTCGACCTGTTCTCCATCGAGGACGAGGCCGGGGCTGGCCTGGTGTTCTGGCACCCCCGCGGTGCCCGCATGCGTCTTCTGATCGAAGAGTTCTGGCGGCAGGCCCACTTCGAGGGCGGATACGAGCTCCTCTACACCCCCCACGTGGCGGACATCAGCCTCTGGAAGACCTCAGGCCACCTCGACTTCTACGCCGAGAGCATGTTCGGCCCGATGGAGGTGGACGAGCGGGAGTACCAGCTCAAGCCGATGAACTGCCCGTTCCATGTGCTCACCTACGCCAGCAAACTGCGCAGCTACCGGGAACTGCCAATCCGCTGGGCGGAGCTTGGAACGGTGTATCGCTACGAGCGCCCCGGTGTGATGCACGGTCTGATGCGGGTCCGGGGCTTCACCCAGGACGATGCCCACGTGTTCTGCCTGCCCGAGCAGATCAGCGACGAGATCCTGAAAATCCTCGATCTCACCGAGCGGATCCTCTCCGCCTTCGATTTCAGCAACTACGAGATCAACCTCTCCACCCGCCCTGAGAAGTCCATCGGCGATGACGCCGTCTGGGACCTGGCCACCAAGGGACTGATTGAAGCCCTGGAGCGCAAGGGTTGGGCCTACAAAATCGATGAGGGCGGCGGCGCCTTCTACGGCCCGAAAATTGATCTCAAGATCGAAGATGCCATTGGCCGGATGTGGCAGTGCTCCACCATCCAGTTGGACTTCAACCTGCCGGAACGGTTTGAGCTCGACTACATCGCCGCCGACGGCAGCAAGCAGCGGCCGATCATGATCCACCGCGCCATCTTCGGTTCGCTGGAGCGATTCTTCGGGATCATGACCGAGAACTACGCAGGCGATTACCCCTTCTGGCTGGCTCCGGAACAGGTGCGCCTGTTGCCCGTCACCGACGAGGTGCAGCCCTACGCGGAACAGTTGCTGAACCAGCTCACCCAAGCTGGTGTGCGCGCCACCATCGACCGCAGCGGCGACCGTCTGGGCAAGTTGATCCGCACCGGCGAACAGATGAAGATCCCCGTGTTGGCGGTCATCGGTGCCAAGGAAGCTGAGCAGAACGCCGTAAGCCTGCGCAGCCGACGAGACGGTGACATCGGGGTCACATCGGTGGCCGACCTGCTCAGTGCTGCTCAAATGGCCAACAGCCAGCGCGCCGCAGGCCTGGAGCTGAACCGATGA
- a CDS encoding DUF1824 family protein → MTDSPVQKLADLAHLRGAPDLLPQIRNELRGELDQAMANVSWFTIGVMAPSMEQALTALRSLEQSQQWEPLQLVDSPEEPGPVFLKANQKGGTIRIRIEHGLGEGILISGHGDDDTTPSTTWGPLPLDFFS, encoded by the coding sequence ATGACGGACTCCCCCGTGCAGAAGCTTGCCGATCTCGCGCATCTGCGCGGAGCACCGGACCTGCTTCCCCAGATCAGAAACGAACTGCGCGGAGAACTCGATCAGGCGATGGCCAACGTCAGCTGGTTCACCATCGGCGTCATGGCCCCGTCCATGGAGCAGGCCCTCACAGCGCTGCGCAGCCTCGAGCAAAGCCAACAGTGGGAGCCCCTCCAGCTCGTCGACAGCCCAGAGGAGCCGGGCCCTGTTTTTCTGAAAGCCAATCAGAAGGGGGGCACGATCCGCATTCGGATCGAGCACGGCCTCGGCGAGGGAATTCTGATCAGTGGCCACGGCGACGACGACACCACGCCAAGCACCACCTGGGGACCGCTTCCTCTGGACTTCTTCTCCTGA
- a CDS encoding glucokinase, whose translation MATTTLLAGDMGGTKTLLALYGSESGQMRLLHQERFRSGEWSSLEPMLEAFLNNRPADLPAPAHACIAVAGPVRHKEARITNLPWRLREADLARAAGTERLELVNDFGVLIYGLPHFDGNQQVILQNGHQDAGPLAILGAGTGLGMARGLQSEQGLVALASEGGHREFAPRNEAEWELACWLKQDLSVSRLSIERIVSGTGLGHVAHWLLQKPDAAMHPLRSVAEAWRRNSSNDLPAQVSVAAEGGDPLMQRALQLWLEAYGAAAGDLALQELCTGGLWVGGGTASKQLKGLQSASFLNAMRDKGRFRELIEGMQVTAVIDPDAGLFSAACRARMLAESGGTLA comes from the coding sequence ATGGCCACCACCACACTCCTGGCGGGGGACATGGGAGGCACCAAGACCCTGCTCGCTCTCTATGGGAGTGAGTCGGGTCAAATGCGCCTGCTGCATCAAGAACGCTTCCGCTCGGGAGAATGGTCATCCCTTGAGCCGATGCTCGAGGCCTTCCTCAACAATCGCCCAGCTGATCTCCCGGCTCCAGCGCATGCCTGCATCGCCGTTGCCGGCCCGGTGCGTCATAAGGAGGCCCGGATCACGAATCTTCCCTGGCGGTTACGGGAGGCCGACCTGGCGAGGGCAGCAGGTACTGAACGCCTCGAGCTGGTGAATGATTTCGGCGTTCTGATTTACGGGCTGCCCCATTTCGACGGCAACCAGCAGGTAATCCTTCAGAACGGCCACCAAGACGCGGGCCCTCTGGCAATTCTTGGTGCCGGCACCGGTCTCGGTATGGCACGAGGACTGCAGAGCGAGCAGGGACTGGTAGCCCTGGCGAGCGAAGGAGGGCACCGCGAATTTGCCCCGCGCAATGAAGCGGAATGGGAGCTGGCCTGCTGGCTCAAACAAGACCTCAGCGTCAGCCGGCTGTCGATTGAACGCATCGTGAGTGGAACCGGCCTTGGGCATGTGGCCCACTGGCTGCTTCAGAAACCCGATGCCGCCATGCACCCCCTACGCAGCGTGGCTGAGGCGTGGCGGCGCAACAGTTCCAACGATCTTCCTGCTCAGGTGAGCGTCGCGGCTGAAGGGGGTGATCCATTAATGCAACGCGCTTTACAGCTGTGGCTGGAGGCCTATGGCGCAGCGGCAGGCGATCTAGCCCTTCAAGAACTCTGCACAGGAGGCCTCTGGGTTGGTGGTGGCACAGCATCAAAACAATTGAAGGGACTGCAATCCGCCAGCTTTCTCAACGCGATGCGCGATAAGGGACGCTTCCGCGAACTGATCGAAGGGATGCAGGTCACAGCGGTGATTGATCCCGATGCCGGACTGTTCAGTGCAGCCTGTCGCGCCAGGATGCTGGCAGAGTCAGGTGGGACACTGGCCTGA
- the thrB gene encoding homoserine kinase, with product MAQPRIGQKVVVDVPATTANLGPGFDCLGAALDLNNRFAMRRIEGGGERFELIIEGSEGSHLRGGPENLVYRAAQRVWKAAGLEPVALEARVRLAVPPARGLGSSATAIVAGLMGANALVGEPLSKEKLLELAIDIEGHPDNVVPSLLGGLCMTAKAASQRWRVVRCEWAPSVKAVVAIPSIRLSTSEARRAMPKAIPVGDAVVNLGALTLLLQGLRTGNGDLISDGMHDRLHEPYRWRLIKGGDEVKQAAMDAGAWGCAISGAGPSVLALCEEDKGPAVSRAMVKAWEAAGVASRAPVLNLQTSGSHWQPAEDE from the coding sequence ATGGCGCAGCCGCGCATCGGTCAGAAAGTGGTCGTGGACGTCCCGGCAACCACCGCCAATCTCGGCCCCGGATTTGACTGCCTGGGTGCAGCCCTCGACCTGAACAACCGATTCGCGATGCGGCGGATCGAAGGGGGCGGTGAACGGTTTGAGCTGATTATTGAGGGATCGGAGGGGAGCCACCTCCGCGGTGGTCCAGAAAACCTCGTCTACCGCGCGGCCCAACGGGTGTGGAAAGCGGCTGGCCTGGAACCCGTTGCCCTTGAGGCACGGGTGCGTCTTGCCGTGCCGCCGGCACGGGGGCTGGGCAGCAGTGCCACGGCCATCGTGGCGGGATTAATGGGAGCCAATGCCCTCGTCGGTGAGCCCCTCTCCAAGGAGAAGCTGCTCGAGCTGGCCATCGACATCGAAGGGCACCCCGACAATGTTGTTCCCTCCCTTCTGGGGGGCCTCTGCATGACCGCAAAGGCCGCCTCTCAGCGCTGGCGCGTGGTGCGTTGCGAATGGGCGCCAAGCGTGAAGGCCGTCGTGGCGATTCCATCGATTCGCCTGAGCACCAGCGAAGCCCGCCGGGCCATGCCCAAGGCCATTCCCGTTGGCGATGCTGTTGTCAACCTGGGTGCCTTGACGCTTCTGCTGCAGGGACTGCGCACCGGAAATGGTGATCTGATCTCCGACGGCATGCACGATCGTTTGCACGAGCCTTACCGCTGGCGGCTGATCAAAGGCGGTGACGAGGTCAAACAGGCGGCCATGGACGCGGGAGCCTGGGGCTGCGCCATCAGCGGAGCCGGACCAAGCGTCCTGGCTCTTTGTGAGGAAGACAAGGGCCCAGCCGTCAGTCGCGCCATGGTCAAAGCCTGGGAAGCGGCAGGAGTCGCCAGCCGCGCACCGGTGCTGAATTTGCAGACGTCAGGCAGCCACTGGCAACCGGCCGAGGATGAGTAG
- a CDS encoding NAD(P)H-quinone oxidoreductase subunit 4, with product MDAGLAELAVSGSPFPWLSLIVLLPAAAALVLPLVPSSEENPSPAPKIITLVVLLVDLLLMMGVLATRFDPSTEGLQLVERVSWLPALGLEWSLGVDGLSAPLVVLSGLVTFLSVAASWSVQRKSRLYFALMLVQASAQGLVFLSQDFLLFFLAWELELVPVYLLIAIWGGQNRQYAATKFILYTALASLLILISGLALALSGDTFTFNLTELASRSPGGSFGLLCYVGFLIGFGVKLPMFPLHTWLPDAHGEANAPVSMLLAGVLLKMGGYALLRFNVQMLPEAHATLAPALVILGIVNIVYGALNAFAQDNVKRRIACSSVSHMGFVLVGIGAVDALGISGAMLQMVSHGLIAAAMFFVTGVFYERTKTLSIPNMGGLAKALPITFAFFLASSLASLALPGMSGFISEITVFLGITSQEAFTSVFRSITVLMAAIGLVLTPIYLLSMCRRVFFGPRIPALASVADMRPRELVIGLSLLVPTLVIGIWPRVAMDLYEASTNALALQFIAS from the coding sequence ATGGATGCTGGGTTAGCAGAGCTTGCTGTCTCGGGCAGTCCCTTCCCCTGGTTGTCATTGATTGTGCTGTTGCCGGCGGCAGCAGCGTTGGTGTTGCCACTGGTTCCGAGCAGCGAAGAAAATCCATCCCCCGCCCCGAAAATCATCACCCTGGTCGTCCTGCTGGTCGATCTCCTGTTGATGATGGGGGTGTTGGCCACCCGCTTCGACCCCAGCACTGAAGGGCTCCAGCTGGTGGAGCGGGTGAGCTGGCTCCCAGCACTCGGCCTCGAATGGTCCCTTGGTGTTGATGGTCTTTCAGCACCTCTTGTGGTGCTCAGCGGGCTGGTCACTTTTCTGTCTGTGGCTGCCAGTTGGTCGGTGCAGCGCAAATCACGGCTGTACTTCGCCCTGATGCTGGTTCAGGCCTCGGCCCAGGGCCTGGTCTTTCTCTCGCAGGATTTCCTGCTGTTCTTCCTGGCATGGGAGCTGGAACTTGTTCCCGTCTACCTACTGATCGCTATCTGGGGCGGACAAAACCGCCAGTACGCCGCGACCAAATTCATCCTCTACACAGCCCTGGCCTCTTTGCTGATCCTGATCAGCGGCCTGGCGCTGGCTCTTTCTGGTGACACCTTCACCTTCAACCTCACCGAACTTGCATCTCGCTCCCCCGGCGGCAGCTTTGGCTTGTTGTGTTACGTGGGCTTCCTGATTGGCTTCGGCGTGAAACTGCCGATGTTCCCGCTCCACACCTGGCTGCCCGATGCCCACGGCGAGGCGAACGCGCCGGTGTCGATGCTGCTGGCCGGGGTACTCCTGAAAATGGGCGGCTACGCACTGCTGCGCTTCAACGTGCAGATGTTGCCGGAAGCGCACGCCACCTTGGCGCCGGCACTGGTGATCCTTGGGATCGTGAACATCGTTTATGGCGCCCTCAACGCCTTCGCCCAAGACAACGTCAAACGCAGGATCGCCTGCAGTTCCGTCAGCCACATGGGCTTTGTCCTGGTCGGTATCGGTGCCGTTGATGCCCTGGGAATCAGCGGAGCCATGCTCCAGATGGTGAGCCATGGTCTGATCGCTGCAGCAATGTTCTTCGTAACGGGTGTGTTCTACGAGCGAACCAAGACCCTCTCGATCCCCAACATGGGCGGACTGGCCAAGGCCCTGCCGATCACCTTTGCCTTCTTCCTGGCCAGCTCCCTGGCGTCACTGGCGCTGCCTGGCATGAGTGGCTTCATCAGTGAAATCACCGTGTTCCTTGGCATCACCAGCCAGGAAGCCTTCACCTCGGTGTTCCGCTCGATCACCGTGCTGATGGCCGCCATCGGTCTGGTGCTCACACCGATCTATCTCCTCTCCATGTGCCGCCGGGTGTTCTTCGGCCCCAGGATTCCTGCCCTGGCCAGCGTTGCTGACATGCGGCCCAGGGAACTGGTGATTGGCCTCAGCCTTCTGGTGCCAACCCTTGTGATCGGCATCTGGCCCCGCGTAGCCATGGACCTTTACGAAGCCTCCACCAACGCTCTTGCCCTGCAGTTCATTGCCAGCTGA
- a CDS encoding M3 family metallopeptidase, with amino-acid sequence MSTVSPLLRGQGLPEFRAISPELVSTDIPVLLAQLDQDFSALEQALEKALAGPSKLSWDGVMQPLQAIGERLRWSWGVVSHLNGVCNSAELRDAHAAQQPDVVRLSNRLGQSQILHRALMALQSDPAEPLNPTQERILKSELLSMQQRGVGLSGDEKEAFNSTSERLAALSTQFGNHVLDATQQWTLKLSQTSDVEGLPQRALEALAAAAREAGDADASAESGPWLLGLDMPRYLPFLTHANNRSLREKAYRAHVGRASEGELDNRALIEEILTLRREQASRLGYAHWADLSLSAKMADDVPAVEALLDELRAAAYPAAEQELRDLQAIAREHKAPEADELAPWDIAYWSEKLRQSRYDLDQEALRPWFPLPQVLEGLFSLCSRLFEVEIVAADGEAPTWNDDVRFFRVKRSDGTPIAGFYLDPFSRPASKRGGAWMDECLGLSKKPDGSVVLPVAYLVCNQTPPVGDTPSLMSFEEVETLFHEFGHGLQHMLTTVEEPEAAGISNVEWDAVELPSQFMENWCLDHATLMGMARHWQTGEPLPEEEFNKLRSSRTFNAGLATLRQVHFALSDLRLHSQWTPELGVTPDELRREIATTTTVMAPIPEDQFLCAFGHIFAGGYSAGYYSYKWAEVLSADAFSAFEEVGLDQEDQVRETGARFRDTVLSLGGSRSPAEVFEAFRGRPASTEALIRHSGLVAAA; translated from the coding sequence ATGTCGACTGTTTCCCCCCTTCTGCGCGGCCAAGGGCTTCCCGAGTTCCGTGCCATTTCCCCAGAGCTCGTCAGTACAGACATCCCGGTTCTGCTCGCACAGCTGGATCAGGACTTCAGCGCGCTGGAGCAGGCTCTGGAGAAAGCCCTTGCAGGACCATCGAAGCTGTCCTGGGATGGGGTGATGCAACCGCTGCAGGCCATCGGCGAACGGCTGCGTTGGAGCTGGGGTGTGGTGTCACACCTCAATGGCGTTTGCAATTCCGCTGAACTGCGCGATGCCCATGCCGCCCAGCAACCCGATGTTGTGCGCCTGAGCAACCGCCTTGGCCAAAGCCAGATTCTTCATCGGGCCTTGATGGCCCTTCAAAGCGATCCCGCCGAACCACTCAATCCAACCCAAGAGCGGATTCTGAAATCAGAGCTGCTCTCGATGCAGCAGCGCGGTGTTGGCCTCAGTGGCGACGAGAAGGAAGCCTTCAACAGCACCAGTGAACGCCTGGCCGCTCTCTCGACCCAGTTCGGCAACCACGTGCTCGATGCCACGCAGCAGTGGACCCTGAAGCTCAGCCAAACCAGCGACGTGGAAGGCCTGCCGCAGCGGGCTTTGGAGGCGTTGGCCGCAGCAGCGCGCGAAGCAGGGGACGCTGATGCGTCTGCGGAGTCAGGCCCCTGGCTGCTGGGACTGGACATGCCCCGCTATCTGCCCTTCCTCACCCATGCCAACAACCGATCCCTGAGAGAAAAGGCTTATCGCGCCCATGTGGGGCGGGCCAGTGAAGGAGAACTCGATAACCGGGCACTGATCGAGGAGATCCTGACCCTGAGGCGCGAACAAGCTTCCCGCCTGGGCTATGCCCATTGGGCTGACCTCAGCCTCAGCGCCAAGATGGCTGACGATGTTCCGGCCGTGGAAGCACTGCTGGACGAACTTCGTGCTGCGGCATACCCAGCAGCTGAGCAAGAGTTGCGGGATCTCCAAGCCATCGCCAGGGAGCACAAGGCCCCTGAAGCTGATGAGCTAGCTCCCTGGGATATCGCTTACTGGTCGGAGAAGTTGCGTCAATCCCGGTATGACCTGGACCAAGAAGCGCTGCGCCCCTGGTTCCCGCTGCCGCAGGTGCTCGAAGGCCTGTTCAGCCTTTGTTCACGGCTGTTCGAGGTCGAGATCGTCGCCGCCGACGGCGAGGCACCAACCTGGAACGACGATGTGCGCTTCTTCCGGGTGAAGCGCTCCGATGGCACACCGATCGCCGGCTTTTACCTCGACCCCTTCAGCCGCCCCGCCAGCAAGCGCGGTGGAGCTTGGATGGATGAATGCTTAGGCCTCAGCAAGAAACCCGATGGATCTGTCGTGCTGCCGGTGGCTTACCTGGTCTGCAACCAGACCCCACCTGTGGGTGACACGCCCAGCCTGATGAGCTTCGAGGAAGTGGAGACCCTCTTCCATGAATTCGGCCATGGGCTCCAACACATGCTCACCACCGTTGAGGAACCGGAAGCAGCCGGCATCAGCAACGTGGAATGGGATGCCGTGGAACTCCCCAGCCAGTTCATGGAGAACTGGTGCCTTGATCACGCCACCTTGATGGGCATGGCGCGCCACTGGCAGACCGGTGAACCCCTGCCCGAGGAGGAATTCAACAAGCTGCGCAGCAGCCGCACCTTCAACGCAGGCCTGGCCACCCTGCGGCAGGTTCACTTTGCTCTGAGTGACCTTCGCCTCCACAGCCAGTGGACCCCGGAACTTGGCGTTACCCCAGACGAACTGCGCCGTGAGATTGCCACCACCACCACGGTGATGGCTCCCATCCCAGAGGATCAGTTCCTCTGCGCCTTCGGCCACATCTTCGCGGGGGGCTACTCCGCTGGGTACTACTCCTACAAATGGGCTGAGGTGCTCAGTGCCGATGCCTTCTCCGCTTTTGAGGAGGTGGGTCTGGATCAGGAGGATCAGGTTCGCGAAACGGGAGCCCGCTTCCGCGACACCGTGCTCAGCCTCGGTGGCAGTCGCTCCCCAGCAGAAGTGTTTGAAGCCTTCCGAGGCCGTCCGGCCAGCACCGAAGCACTGATTCGCCATTCCGGCCTGGTGGCCGCGGCCTGA
- a CDS encoding alpha/beta fold hydrolase, whose protein sequence is MNIPLVLVHGLWDSPRLFHRLIQGLDQPDLPLLAPHLPHGLGWVPLRQLALRLDEHIQRRFGAETRVDLLGFSMGGVIGRIWLQELGGAQRTRRFFSVGSPQQGTLAAQMIPRPLLAGAADMKVGSHLLRDLNRQSDALAGVDCSSFFCRWDLMVCPGWRAVLPLGRCEEIPVWTHQQLISHPAAIRRLSSSLRA, encoded by the coding sequence GTGAACATCCCTTTGGTGTTGGTGCATGGTCTCTGGGACTCGCCCCGTCTCTTTCACCGATTGATTCAGGGGTTGGACCAGCCTGATCTCCCGTTGCTGGCGCCACACCTGCCCCATGGTCTGGGTTGGGTTCCCCTGCGGCAGTTGGCCTTGCGGCTGGATGAGCACATTCAGCGGCGCTTCGGTGCAGAAACCAGGGTCGATCTTCTGGGTTTTTCGATGGGGGGCGTGATCGGCAGAATCTGGCTGCAGGAGCTGGGGGGGGCGCAGCGCACCCGGCGCTTCTTCAGCGTGGGAAGCCCGCAGCAGGGCACCTTGGCTGCTCAGATGATTCCCCGTCCGCTACTGGCCGGTGCGGCCGACATGAAAGTGGGCAGTCACCTGCTGCGGGACCTGAATCGCCAATCCGATGCCCTGGCTGGGGTCGACTGCTCCAGTTTCTTTTGCCGCTGGGATCTGATGGTCTGCCCCGGCTGGAGGGCTGTTCTGCCGCTGGGCCGGTGTGAGGAAATCCCCGTCTGGACCCATCAGCAGCTGATCAGCCACCCCGCCGCGATTCGACGGCTCAGCAGCAGCTTGCGCGCCTGA
- a CDS encoding dihydroneopterin aldolase: MDCIGLRELRLWAHVGVLEHERRDGQWFNLDFSVQLDLKAAAVADDLSQSLDYSVAIQALQGLSQQVRCLTIEHFSEQMLDRLETLYGPMPMWLRLTKCAAPVPGFNGRVFVERSRHGGQSAL, from the coding sequence ATGGATTGCATCGGTCTGCGGGAGCTGCGGTTGTGGGCCCATGTCGGGGTGTTGGAACACGAACGCCGGGATGGCCAATGGTTCAACCTTGATTTCAGTGTTCAGCTTGATTTGAAGGCTGCTGCCGTGGCCGACGACCTGAGCCAGAGCCTCGACTACAGCGTGGCGATTCAGGCCCTGCAAGGGTTGTCCCAGCAGGTTCGTTGCCTAACGATCGAGCACTTCAGCGAGCAGATGTTGGATCGGCTGGAAACCCTCTACGGGCCCATGCCGATGTGGTTGCGGTTGACCAAATGTGCTGCACCGGTTCCGGGATTTAACGGTCGGGTGTTTGTGGAACGCTCGCGCCATGGCGGTCAATCAGCCCTGTGA
- a CDS encoding glutamate-5-semialdehyde dehydrogenase, giving the protein MSSVPEPSAALLQRAAAVRRAAVDLGQTDDGQRALALQAMADALTDRASTILAANREDLERSAADGLSPALMARLKLDDTKLAAAIDGVRKVASLSDPLGCRQLHRELDQGLVLERVSVPLGVVGVIFEARPDAVMQIASLAIRSGNGALLKGGSEARCTNEAVMDALQAGLAASPVSADALALLTTRQESLALLHLDGLVDLIIPRGSNELVRFIQDNTRIPVLGHADGVCHLYVDAAADVDKAVRVAVDSKSQYPAACNAIETLLVHRSIAQPFLTAALPAFAAAGVQLRGDAASVALGVAEAATEEDWSTEYLDLILAVKLVDDLEAATDHIRSYGSRHTEVILTEDAQAADRFLAAVDSAGVYHNCSSRFADGFRYGFGAEVGISTQTLPPRGPVGLEGLVTYRYRLRGEGHIAADYANGSRVFTHIDRPL; this is encoded by the coding sequence ATGTCCAGCGTTCCAGAGCCCTCCGCCGCGCTGTTGCAGCGTGCCGCGGCTGTCCGCCGTGCTGCTGTTGATCTTGGGCAGACCGATGACGGCCAACGGGCCCTGGCGCTCCAGGCGATGGCGGACGCGCTGACCGACCGCGCATCAACCATCCTCGCGGCCAACCGTGAAGACCTCGAACGCTCTGCGGCCGATGGGCTGTCGCCGGCTCTGATGGCTCGGCTGAAGCTGGATGACACCAAGTTGGCCGCGGCGATTGATGGCGTTCGCAAGGTGGCCAGCCTCAGTGATCCGCTGGGCTGTCGTCAGTTGCACCGGGAGCTGGACCAGGGCTTGGTGCTGGAACGGGTCTCCGTGCCGCTTGGGGTGGTGGGTGTGATCTTTGAAGCCAGGCCTGATGCTGTGATGCAGATCGCCTCGCTGGCGATCCGTTCGGGCAACGGTGCTCTGTTGAAAGGGGGCAGTGAGGCCCGCTGCACCAATGAGGCTGTGATGGACGCCCTACAGGCAGGCCTGGCGGCCAGTCCGGTGTCTGCCGATGCCCTGGCGCTGCTTACAACACGACAGGAAAGCCTGGCGTTGTTGCATCTCGATGGGCTCGTGGATCTGATCATCCCCAGGGGAAGCAACGAGCTGGTGCGCTTCATCCAGGACAACACCCGCATTCCTGTGCTGGGCCATGCCGATGGGGTGTGCCATCTCTACGTGGATGCTGCCGCCGACGTCGATAAAGCCGTTCGGGTGGCGGTGGACAGCAAGAGCCAGTACCCCGCCGCCTGCAACGCCATCGAGACCTTGCTGGTGCACCGCTCCATTGCCCAGCCTTTCCTTACCGCTGCGCTGCCGGCATTCGCCGCTGCCGGGGTGCAGCTGCGGGGTGATGCCGCGAGCGTCGCCCTCGGCGTGGCAGAAGCTGCCACCGAGGAGGACTGGAGCACGGAGTATTTGGATCTGATCCTGGCGGTGAAGCTGGTGGACGATCTCGAGGCAGCCACCGATCACATCCGTTCCTATGGCTCACGTCACACCGAAGTGATCCTGACGGAGGATGCCCAGGCGGCTGATCGTTTTCTTGCGGCGGTGGATAGCGCCGGGGTTTATCACAACTGTTCCAGCCGCTTCGCCGATGGGTTCCGTTATGGATTCGGCGCTGAGGTGGGCATCAGCACCCAGACCCTGCCTCCCCGGGGACCCGTTGGCCTTGAGGGGCTGGTGACCTACCGCTATCGGTTGCGGGGCGAGGGGCACATCGCTGCCGACTATGCCAACGGCAGCCGCGTTTTCACCCATATCGATCGGCCGCTCTGA